In one Heterodontus francisci isolate sHetFra1 chromosome 18, sHetFra1.hap1, whole genome shotgun sequence genomic region, the following are encoded:
- the ifng1 gene encoding interferon gamma 1, with the protein MMLLVCFIFGMVSSVLSDSVKCAALHTLDEPLTHLKEHFNINHPEVADGGAILTKILNKYEAQPTELGILLNAILRWYLDLFKNIKEDIKEDNKVIKEKINSIGNGLEQCLESEKYNDLLKDLKEISNIKQEDQLVQRKAILELETVLTRMRETGKRRRRRNMGRRQRT; encoded by the exons ATGATGCTTTTGGTGTGTTTCATCTTTGGGATGGTCAGTAGTGTACTATCAGACTCTGTAAAATGTGCGGCTCTACATACATTGGATGAACCATTAACACATCTGAAAGAACACTTC AATATAAACCATCCCGAGGTTGCTGATGGGGGGGCGATACTTACCAAAATACTTAACAAGTATGAGGCACAG CCCACTGAATTAGGCATTTTGTTGAATGCGATACTGAGATGGTATTTAGATCTATTTAAGAATATAAAGGAGGACATTAAGGAGGACAATAAAGTAATCAAAGAGAAAATTAACAGCATTGGGAATGGCTTGGAACAGTGTTTGGAATCTGAGAAATATAATGATCTTCTCAAAGATCTCAAGGAAATAAGCAATATCAAG CAGGAAGATCAATTAGTTCAGCGCAAAGCAATCCTTGAACTCGAGACAGTCCTGACCAGAATGAGAGAGACTGGGAAAAGAAGACGCAGGAGGAACATGGGAAGGAGGCAGAGGACCTAA